A window from Corythoichthys intestinalis isolate RoL2023-P3 chromosome 10, ASM3026506v1, whole genome shotgun sequence encodes these proteins:
- the ccar1 gene encoding cell division cycle and apoptosis regulator protein 1 isoform X4 yields the protein MAQFGGQKNPPWATQFAATAVSQPGHTGHTAQSLDINLHSLGVQQPSLLGASPAVYSQQSALAAASLGNQSAANYQLSQQTAALQQQAAAAAAAAALQQSQINSALQQYQQQQQQQQPPPQQPPQQQLYSVPHQLPQPQPALLSQPPVALPTSLSLSNPQQTAQITVSYPTPRSSHQQQQQPQKQRVFTGVVNKLHDTFGFVDEDVFFQLSAVKGKTPQVGDRVLVEAVYNANLPFKWNAQRIQTLPQLANQSHQQQSQPLPQASPQLGGLYNEPGIQLRYSDMHPGADGRQNNHPPPPNMMKAPPILQSLPPPTTFSVPPPTPPPSLLQAQLSAASLGPLLQNPPQPLLPQPPPKGGLLQPPVRLMPQPQPVRRIEPPPRFPPRNDRPPELILRSKEDRSRDRERERRRSRERSPVRKRSRERSPRRERSPRRPRRVVPRYTVQFSKFSLDTPSCDMMELRRRYQSLYIPSDFFGASFTWVDGFPLTRPFQFSNACNFHILHKEVDPLVKNTAVLDPPDANHTYSAKVMLLANPSLEELYHKSCALAEDSQEVRDSFQHPARLIKFLVGMRGKDEAMAIGGHWSPSLDGAEPEKDPSVLIKTAIRCCKALTGIDLSLCTQWYRFAEIRYHRPEETHKGRTVPAHVETVVLFLPDVWHCLPTRSEWEALSRRLREQLAEKLSAERKEADGEQEEEEKDGDEAKDVCTPTHWTKLDPKSMKVNDLRKELDCRALSSKGLKSQLIARLTKQLKVEEQVEESKEPEKPEIKPPEEEEPCRMEEDKEEEERKRQEELERQRRERRYILPDEPTILVHPNWAAKNGKFDCSVMSLSVLLDYRLEDNKETSFEVSLFAELFNEMLQRDFGYRIYKALAAIPAKDEKKDKEKKAKKEAEKKEPERRELKKEKDEDVDEPMSKKARDDDEVDRRKHSDDKVLKKEESRDEDENEDDGSTANADEYDPMEAEDADDDDDDDEKDDDDDRDKKDRKDDRKSPKDRSLKDKDKRQMVTHNKELLMAFVYFDQSHWGYLLEKDLEEILYTLGLHLSRAQIKKLLNKPVVRESCYYRKLTDRPKDELDVSLTEAQTENLLGNRELLPISKSCAQSETNESSNLIVYNGAMVDLSSLMQKLEKSEKAREEIEQKLMVLDAKMEEDAKVKAQLEQENRSLSKDLDETKNTLRQTEKTQKDAEEQKNIYREQFAKTCKTLTDTVKSLMAVMRKDHDGNDEEDIVQLQVNGGDEQITS from the exons ATGGCCCAGTTTGGGGGACAGAAAAATCCGCCCTGGGCGACTCAGTTTGCCGCTACCGCCGTGTCCCAGCCAGGCCATACAGGCCACACAGCCCAGTCTCTTGACATCAACTTGCACT CCCTTGGCGTTCAGCAGCCTTCCCTCCTGGGAGCCTCCCCTGCCGTCTACTCCCAGCAGTCGGCATTGGCCGCTGCCTCTCTCGGCAACCAATCCGCAGCCAACTATCAATTGTCTCAGCAGACCGCTGCCTTGCAGCAGCAGGCAGCAGCGGCTGCTGCCGCCGCTGCACTGCAGCAG TCGCAGATCAATTCAGCCCTCCAGCAGTATcagcagcaacagcagcagcagcagcctccCCCACAACAACCGCCACAACAGCAGTTGTACAGCGTGCCTCATCAG CTTCCACAGCCTCAACCGGCACTGCTGTCACAG CCGCCAGTGGCGTTGCCCACGAGCCTGAGCCTGTCCAATCCCCAGCAGACGGCACAGATCACCGTGTCCTACCCGACGCCGCGCTCAAGTcaccaacagcagcagcagccacagaAGCAGCGCGTATTCACTGGAGTGGTCAACAAGCTGCATGACACTTTTGGCTTTGTGGATGAAGACGTTTTCTTTCAGTTAAG tgctgtcaaagggAAGACGCCGCAAGTGGGTGACAGGGTGCTGGTGGAGGCTGTGTACAACGCCAATCTACCCTTCAAGTGGAACGCGCAGCGCATACAGACTTTACCTCAGCTCGCAAACCAGTCT CATCAGCAGCAGTCTCAGCCTTTACCTCAAGCTTCCCCGCAGCTGGGCGGTCTTTACAATGAGCCAGGAATTCAGCTGCGCTACTCTGACATGCACCCCGGAGCTGATGGGagacaaaat AACCATCCTCCACCACCCAACATGATGAAGGCTCCCCCCATACTTCAGTCGCTTCCCCCTCCAACCACGTTCAGTGTTCCGCCCCCGACtcctccaccttccttgctgcaGGCCCAGCTGTCAGCCGCCTCGCTAGGTCCCCTCCTCCAGAACCCTCCTCAGCCTCTGCTGCCACAGCCACCTCCCAAAG GCGGTCTCCTTCAGCCCCCAGTGAGACTCATGCCACAACCGCAGCCAGTGAGACGGATTGAGCCTCCTCCGCGCTTTCCTCCTCGCAACGATCGCCCCCCTGAGCTCATCCTGCGCAGTAAAGAGGATCGCAG CCGAGACAGAGAACGGGAGCGCAGGCGTTCGAGAGAGCGCTCGCCTGTGCGGAAACGCTCCCGAGAGCGCTCCCCAAGACGAGAGCGCTCGCCGCGACGGCCACGCCGAGTAGTCCCGCGCTACACCGTACAATTTTCAAAGTTCAGTTTGGACAC TCCAAGCTGTGATATGATGGAGCTAAGACGGCGCTATCAGAGTCTGTATATTCCCAGCGACTTTTTTGGTGCCTCCTTCACATGGGTGGACGGATTTCCTCTGACGCGACCCTTTCAGTTCAGCAACGCGTGCAACTTCCACATTTTGCACAAGGAGGTGGATCCTTTGGTCAAAAATACCGCCGTGCTGGATCCACCTGATGCAAACCACACGTACAGCGCTAAG GTGATGTTACTGGCAAATCCCAGTTTAGAGGAGTTGTATCACAAATCATGTGCCCTCGCAGAAGATTCACAGGAGGTCAGAGACTCCTTCCAGCATCCCGCAAGACTCATCAAG TTTTTAGTGGGAATGAGGGGCAAAGACGAGGCTATGGCCATCGGTGGCCACTGGTCTCCCTCTCTGGACGGCGCTGAGCCAGAAAAGGATCCCTCGGTCCTCATAAAGACAGCTATACGCTGTTGCAAGGCACTCACAGGCATAGATCTTAGTCTGTGCACTCAGTG GTATCGTTTTGCAGAGATTCGCTATCACCGGCCAGAGGAGACCCACAAGGGGCGGACAGTCCCCGCTCATGTGGAGACAGTGGTTTTGTTTCTTCCGGATGTTTGGCATTGTCTTCCTACCCGCTCAGAGTGGGAGGCGCTGTCGCGGCGACTCCGGGAGCAGCTGGCTGAGAAGCTGTCGGCCGAGCGAAAGGAGGCAGATGGAGAACAG GAGGAAGAGGAAAAGGATGGCGACGAAGCCAAGGACGTCTGCACCCCTACTCACTGGACCAAACTTGATCCGAAATCAATGAAG GTGAACGACCTGCGAAAGGAGTTGGACTGTCGAGCTCTGAGCTCCAAGGGCTTAAAGTCGCAGTTGATTGCCCGGCTCACCAAGCAACTGAAGGTGGAGGAACAGGTGGAAGAGTCCAAGGAACCCGAGAAGCCTGAAATTAAGCCTCCTGAGGAAGAAGAGCCATGCCGCATGGAGGAGGACAAAGAG GAGGAGGAAAGGAAGAGGCAAGAGGAGCTGGAGCGCCAACGCCGGGAGAGACGCTACATCCTCCCCGATGAGCCCACCATCCTCGTTCACCCCAACTGGGCTGCCAAGAACGGCAAGTTTGACTGCAGCGTTATGTCCCTCAGTGTGCTGCTCGACTACAGGCTGGAGGACAACAAGGAGACATCTTTTGAG GTTTCCCTCTTTGCCGAGCTGTTCAATGAGATGCTGCAGAGAGATTTCGGTTATCGAATATACAAAGCCCTTGCTGCGATTCCCGCCAAGGATGAAAAGAAGGACAAGGAGAAGAAGGCCAAAAAAGAGGCTGAGAAAAAGGAGCCGGAAAGGAGGGAATTAAAGAAGGAGAAAGATGAGGACGTTGACGAACCGATGTCGAAGAAAGCAAGGGACGACGATGAGGTTGACAGGCGAAAG CATAGCGACGACAAGGTGCTAAAAAAGGAGGAGTCACGAGATGAGGACGAAAACGAAGATGATGGTAGCACGGCCAACGCAGATGAGTACGACCCTATGGAGGCAGAAGACGCGGACGATGACGACGACGATGATG aaaaagatgACGACGACGATAGAGACAAAAAAGATCGCAAAGATGACCGGAAATCGCCAAAGGACAGGAGTTTGAAAGACAAG GACAAAAGGCAGATGGTCACTCATAACAAAGAGTTGCTGATGGCGTTTGTCTACTTTGACCAAAGTCATTGGGGTTACCTGTTGGAAAAAGACTTGGAAGAAATCTTGTACACACTGGGGCTGCACCTTTCACGCGCTCAG ATAAAGAAGCTGCTGAACAAGCCGGTCGTGAGAGAGTCGTGTTATTACCGCAAACTCACAGACAGGCCAAAAGATGAGCTTGACGTCTCTCTGACTGAAGCACAAACTGAAAACCTTTTAG GAAACAGAGAGCTACTTCCTATTTCAAAGTCATGTGCTCAGTCAGAAACCAATGAGTCCAGTAATCTGATTGTTTACAATGGAGCCATGGTGGACCTCAGCAGCCTCATGCAGAAGTTGGAGAAGAGCGAGAAAGCTCGGGAGGAGATCGAACAGAAGCTCATGGTGCTGGACGCCAAGATGG AGGAAGACGCCAAGGTGAAAGCGCAACTAGAACAAGAAAACAGGTCTTTGTCCAAGGACCTAGATGAGACCAAAAATACTCTAAGGCAAACGGAGAAGACTCAAAAGGACGcagaggagcagaaaaacatttaCCGCGAACAGTTTGCCAAGACATGCAAGACCCTAACAGACACGGTCAAAAGCCTGATGGCAGTGATGAGAAAG GATCATGATGGAAACGACGAGGAGGATATTGTGCAGCTTCAAGTTAATGGCGGTGATGAACAGATCACTTCTTAA
- the ccar1 gene encoding cell division cycle and apoptosis regulator protein 1 isoform X2, giving the protein MAQFGGQKNPPWATQFAATAVSQPGHTGHTAQSLDINLHSLGVQQPSLLGASPAVYSQQSALAAASLGNQSAANYQLSQQTAALQQQAAAAAAAAALQQSQINSALQQYQQQQQQQQPPPQQPPQQQLYSVPHQLPQPQPALLSQPPVALPTSLSLSNPQQTAQITVSYPTPRSSHQQQQQPQKQRVFTGVVNKLHDTFGFVDEDVFFQLSAVKGKTPQVGDRVLVEAVYNANLPFKWNAQRIQTLPQLANQSHQQQSQPLPQASPQLGGLYNEPGIQLRYSDMHPGADGRQNNHPPPPNMMKAPPILQSLPPPTTFSVPPPTPPPSLLQAQLSAASLGPLLQNPPQPLLPQPPPKDVFPGGLLQPPVRLMPQPQPVRRIEPPPRFPPRNDRPPELILRSKEDRSRDRERERRRSRERSPVRKRSRERSPRRERSPRRPRRVVPRYTVQFSKFSLDTPSCDMMELRRRYQSLYIPSDFFGASFTWVDGFPLTRPFQFSNACNFHILHKEVDPLVKNTAVLDPPDANHTYSAKVMLLANPSLEELYHKSCALAEDSQEVRDSFQHPARLIKFLVGMRGKDEAMAIGGHWSPSLDGAEPEKDPSVLIKTAIRCCKALTGIDLSLCTQWYRFAEIRYHRPEETHKGRTVPAHVETVVLFLPDVWHCLPTRSEWEALSRRLREQLAEKLSAERKEADGEQEEEEKDGDEAKDVCTPTHWTKLDPKSMKVNDLRKELDCRALSSKGLKSQLIARLTKQLKVEEQVEESKEPEKPEIKPPEEEEPCRMEEDKEEEERKRQEELERQRRERRYILPDEPTILVHPNWAAKNGKFDCSVMSLSVLLDYRLEDNKETSFEVSLFAELFNEMLQRDFGYRIYKALAAIPAKDEKKDKEKKAKKEAEKKEPERRELKKEKDEDVDEPMSKKARDDDEVDRRKHSDDKVLKKEESRDEDENEDDGSTANADEYDPMEAEDADDDDDDDEKDDDDDRDKKDRKDDRKSPKDRSLKDKDKRQMVTHNKELLMAFVYFDQSHWGYLLEKDLEEILYTLGLHLSRAQIKKLLNKPVVRESCYYRKLTDRPKDELDVSLTEAQTENLLGNRELLPISKSCAQSETNESSNLIVYNGAMVDLSSLMQKLEKSEKAREEIEQKLMVLDAKMEEDAKVKAQLEQENRSLSKDLDETKNTLRQTEKTQKDAEEQKNIYREQFAKTCKTLTDTVKSLMAVMRKDHDGNDEEDIVQLQVNGGDEQITS; this is encoded by the exons ATGGCCCAGTTTGGGGGACAGAAAAATCCGCCCTGGGCGACTCAGTTTGCCGCTACCGCCGTGTCCCAGCCAGGCCATACAGGCCACACAGCCCAGTCTCTTGACATCAACTTGCACT CCCTTGGCGTTCAGCAGCCTTCCCTCCTGGGAGCCTCCCCTGCCGTCTACTCCCAGCAGTCGGCATTGGCCGCTGCCTCTCTCGGCAACCAATCCGCAGCCAACTATCAATTGTCTCAGCAGACCGCTGCCTTGCAGCAGCAGGCAGCAGCGGCTGCTGCCGCCGCTGCACTGCAGCAG TCGCAGATCAATTCAGCCCTCCAGCAGTATcagcagcaacagcagcagcagcagcctccCCCACAACAACCGCCACAACAGCAGTTGTACAGCGTGCCTCATCAG CTTCCACAGCCTCAACCGGCACTGCTGTCACAG CCGCCAGTGGCGTTGCCCACGAGCCTGAGCCTGTCCAATCCCCAGCAGACGGCACAGATCACCGTGTCCTACCCGACGCCGCGCTCAAGTcaccaacagcagcagcagccacagaAGCAGCGCGTATTCACTGGAGTGGTCAACAAGCTGCATGACACTTTTGGCTTTGTGGATGAAGACGTTTTCTTTCAGTTAAG tgctgtcaaagggAAGACGCCGCAAGTGGGTGACAGGGTGCTGGTGGAGGCTGTGTACAACGCCAATCTACCCTTCAAGTGGAACGCGCAGCGCATACAGACTTTACCTCAGCTCGCAAACCAGTCT CATCAGCAGCAGTCTCAGCCTTTACCTCAAGCTTCCCCGCAGCTGGGCGGTCTTTACAATGAGCCAGGAATTCAGCTGCGCTACTCTGACATGCACCCCGGAGCTGATGGGagacaaaat AACCATCCTCCACCACCCAACATGATGAAGGCTCCCCCCATACTTCAGTCGCTTCCCCCTCCAACCACGTTCAGTGTTCCGCCCCCGACtcctccaccttccttgctgcaGGCCCAGCTGTCAGCCGCCTCGCTAGGTCCCCTCCTCCAGAACCCTCCTCAGCCTCTGCTGCCACAGCCACCTCCCAAAG ATGTGTTTCCAGGCGGTCTCCTTCAGCCCCCAGTGAGACTCATGCCACAACCGCAGCCAGTGAGACGGATTGAGCCTCCTCCGCGCTTTCCTCCTCGCAACGATCGCCCCCCTGAGCTCATCCTGCGCAGTAAAGAGGATCGCAG CCGAGACAGAGAACGGGAGCGCAGGCGTTCGAGAGAGCGCTCGCCTGTGCGGAAACGCTCCCGAGAGCGCTCCCCAAGACGAGAGCGCTCGCCGCGACGGCCACGCCGAGTAGTCCCGCGCTACACCGTACAATTTTCAAAGTTCAGTTTGGACAC TCCAAGCTGTGATATGATGGAGCTAAGACGGCGCTATCAGAGTCTGTATATTCCCAGCGACTTTTTTGGTGCCTCCTTCACATGGGTGGACGGATTTCCTCTGACGCGACCCTTTCAGTTCAGCAACGCGTGCAACTTCCACATTTTGCACAAGGAGGTGGATCCTTTGGTCAAAAATACCGCCGTGCTGGATCCACCTGATGCAAACCACACGTACAGCGCTAAG GTGATGTTACTGGCAAATCCCAGTTTAGAGGAGTTGTATCACAAATCATGTGCCCTCGCAGAAGATTCACAGGAGGTCAGAGACTCCTTCCAGCATCCCGCAAGACTCATCAAG TTTTTAGTGGGAATGAGGGGCAAAGACGAGGCTATGGCCATCGGTGGCCACTGGTCTCCCTCTCTGGACGGCGCTGAGCCAGAAAAGGATCCCTCGGTCCTCATAAAGACAGCTATACGCTGTTGCAAGGCACTCACAGGCATAGATCTTAGTCTGTGCACTCAGTG GTATCGTTTTGCAGAGATTCGCTATCACCGGCCAGAGGAGACCCACAAGGGGCGGACAGTCCCCGCTCATGTGGAGACAGTGGTTTTGTTTCTTCCGGATGTTTGGCATTGTCTTCCTACCCGCTCAGAGTGGGAGGCGCTGTCGCGGCGACTCCGGGAGCAGCTGGCTGAGAAGCTGTCGGCCGAGCGAAAGGAGGCAGATGGAGAACAG GAGGAAGAGGAAAAGGATGGCGACGAAGCCAAGGACGTCTGCACCCCTACTCACTGGACCAAACTTGATCCGAAATCAATGAAG GTGAACGACCTGCGAAAGGAGTTGGACTGTCGAGCTCTGAGCTCCAAGGGCTTAAAGTCGCAGTTGATTGCCCGGCTCACCAAGCAACTGAAGGTGGAGGAACAGGTGGAAGAGTCCAAGGAACCCGAGAAGCCTGAAATTAAGCCTCCTGAGGAAGAAGAGCCATGCCGCATGGAGGAGGACAAAGAG GAGGAGGAAAGGAAGAGGCAAGAGGAGCTGGAGCGCCAACGCCGGGAGAGACGCTACATCCTCCCCGATGAGCCCACCATCCTCGTTCACCCCAACTGGGCTGCCAAGAACGGCAAGTTTGACTGCAGCGTTATGTCCCTCAGTGTGCTGCTCGACTACAGGCTGGAGGACAACAAGGAGACATCTTTTGAG GTTTCCCTCTTTGCCGAGCTGTTCAATGAGATGCTGCAGAGAGATTTCGGTTATCGAATATACAAAGCCCTTGCTGCGATTCCCGCCAAGGATGAAAAGAAGGACAAGGAGAAGAAGGCCAAAAAAGAGGCTGAGAAAAAGGAGCCGGAAAGGAGGGAATTAAAGAAGGAGAAAGATGAGGACGTTGACGAACCGATGTCGAAGAAAGCAAGGGACGACGATGAGGTTGACAGGCGAAAG CATAGCGACGACAAGGTGCTAAAAAAGGAGGAGTCACGAGATGAGGACGAAAACGAAGATGATGGTAGCACGGCCAACGCAGATGAGTACGACCCTATGGAGGCAGAAGACGCGGACGATGACGACGACGATGATG aaaaagatgACGACGACGATAGAGACAAAAAAGATCGCAAAGATGACCGGAAATCGCCAAAGGACAGGAGTTTGAAAGACAAG GACAAAAGGCAGATGGTCACTCATAACAAAGAGTTGCTGATGGCGTTTGTCTACTTTGACCAAAGTCATTGGGGTTACCTGTTGGAAAAAGACTTGGAAGAAATCTTGTACACACTGGGGCTGCACCTTTCACGCGCTCAG ATAAAGAAGCTGCTGAACAAGCCGGTCGTGAGAGAGTCGTGTTATTACCGCAAACTCACAGACAGGCCAAAAGATGAGCTTGACGTCTCTCTGACTGAAGCACAAACTGAAAACCTTTTAG GAAACAGAGAGCTACTTCCTATTTCAAAGTCATGTGCTCAGTCAGAAACCAATGAGTCCAGTAATCTGATTGTTTACAATGGAGCCATGGTGGACCTCAGCAGCCTCATGCAGAAGTTGGAGAAGAGCGAGAAAGCTCGGGAGGAGATCGAACAGAAGCTCATGGTGCTGGACGCCAAGATGG AGGAAGACGCCAAGGTGAAAGCGCAACTAGAACAAGAAAACAGGTCTTTGTCCAAGGACCTAGATGAGACCAAAAATACTCTAAGGCAAACGGAGAAGACTCAAAAGGACGcagaggagcagaaaaacatttaCCGCGAACAGTTTGCCAAGACATGCAAGACCCTAACAGACACGGTCAAAAGCCTGATGGCAGTGATGAGAAAG GATCATGATGGAAACGACGAGGAGGATATTGTGCAGCTTCAAGTTAATGGCGGTGATGAACAGATCACTTCTTAA